Within the Mucilaginibacter sp. CSA2-8R genome, the region TTTTTGTATACATCTACCCATTCCTGGTAGCTCAGGTTATCGTTCAGGGTCATGCCCAGCGTACGGAAATCTTGTTGGTAAGCCATGGTGGTTTTTTCAGTCACCAGGCGCTTATTTTCAGTGAGCTTCTTAATGGTCAGTAAAATCTGTTTGGGATTTACCGGTTTAATGAGGTAATCGTCAATTTTAGACCCAATGGCATCTTCCATCATCGGCTCTTCCTCATTTTTAGTAATCAGTACAATAGGCACATCAGCATTAATAGCTTTGATTTGAGTCAGTGTTTCCAGTCCGGTAAGGCCCGGCATATTTTCATCTAAAAAAACCAGGTCATAATAATCGTTCCTGAATAATTCAAGCGCATCGGAGCCGTTAGTAGCCGTTTTTACTTTATAGCCTTTTTCGGTTAAAAATAATATATGGGGTTTCAGTAAATCTATTTCGTCGTCGGCCCAAAGTATGGTAGTTTCTTGCATTCTATGATAAATATGTTGGGTTTATAACTTATATGTGTAGGTTTTGTTGTTATTTATATAGTTCTCTTAACAAAAAATAACATTTCATTTGTTGGTAGATAGCAGTAATTTAACACTTTTGCAAAATTATACAGCAACTAAGCTTGAACAAGAAAAAAATAATAAACGATCCTGTTTACGGGTTTATTAACATTCCTACCGATTTGGTGTTCGATTTGATGGAGCACCCTTACTTTCAGCGTTTACGGTATATTAAGCAATTAGGCATGACGCACCTGGTTTATCCAGGCGCGCTGCATACCCGTTTCCATCATGCCTTGGGTGCTATGCACCTGATGCAACTGGCGGTCAAAACACTTTGCGATAAAGGCCACAATATTACCGCCGAAGAAGAAGAATCGGTAATGATTGCCATACTGCTGCATGATATTGGCCATGGCCCGTTTTCGCATGCGCTCGAAAAACATATTGTGCAGGGTATTGACCATGAAGATATTTCGACACTGCTCATGAACAAGCTTAATGAGCGCTTTGGCGGTTTTTTAGATATGGCTATTGAGATATTTAATGATACCTATCCTAAAAAATTTCTTTACCAACTGGTATCCAGTCAGCTGGATATGGACCGCCTTGACTACCTGAACCGCGACAGCTTTTATACCGGAGTATCTGAAGGCATAATCAGTTCAGAACGTATTATCAAAATGCTGAACGTAGTAGATGACGCCATTGTGGTGGAAGAAAAAGGTATTTATTCTATCGAAAAATTTTTGGTGGCCCGCCGCCTTATGTACTGGCAGGTGTATTTACACAAAACCGTTACCTCGGGCGAGCAGATGCTGGGCAAAATATTACAGCGCGCCAGATTGCTCTCTTTACAAGGGCATGAATTATTTTCGACAACGGCATTAAAACATTTTCTGCAAAAAAACATCTCAAAAGAACAGTTCATCAACGAAGACCATCATATCGAAACCTTTACCTGCCTTGATGATACAGATATTATGGCAGCGGTTAAAGTGTGGATTGGTCATCCGGACAAAGTTCTTTCTAAATTATGCCAAAGCTTTATTCAGCGCCGCTTGTACCAGGTTGATATTACCAACACCAAACCTGATGCTGTGCGGGTGGATGAATTAAGACAAAAAGCAATGAAATTTTACAACGTTAGTTTCGAAGACGCCGGATACTTCGTATTTACTGATGTGATTAGTAATAATGCCTATAAAGTAGGGGATGCCAACATCAAAATACTGATGAAAGGCGGCGCCATTAAAGATATTACAACTGCAAGTGATAACTCGAATTTGGAAGCTTTAGCTAAAACTGTAGAAAAATATATATTTTGCTATACTAAAGACCTGATATAACCTGTTAACACTGTGTTTATAATTTGTTGCTTAACTTTTAACCTTTAAATTTGTCCGATGCAATTTACTGCTCAGGAAATAGGTTTGATGCTGAACGGAACCGTTGAGGGTAACCCTGAGGTTATTGTCAATACGCTGGCCAAAATTGAAGAAGCCCGGGAGGGTGCGCTGTCATTTTTGGCTAACCCCAAATACGAGCAGTTCTTATATAGCACCCAAGCTTCGGTAGTTATTGTGAATGAATTACTTACAATAACAGAACCTGTTACTGCTACGTTAATCCGTGTTAAGGATGCTTACCATTCATTTTCCATCCTTCTGGAAAAATATAATACCCTTAAGCTTAATAAAACGGGCATCGAGCAACCCAGCTATATTGATGCTGCCGCTTCGGTTGGCCATAATAATTACATTGGGGCTTTTGCTTATCTTGGTAATAAGGCCAAAACGGGCAATAACTGCAAAATTTATCCCAATTGTTATGTTGGCGATAACGTAACTTTAGGTGATAATGTAACCCTTTTTGCAGGCGTAAAAATTTATGCTGATTGTGTAATAGGTAACAATGTAGTAATACATGCGGGTGCCGTAATAGGCAGCGACGGGTTTGGATTTGCCCCAACATCATCAGGTACTTACAGCAAAGTAAGCCAGATTGGTAATGTAGTGATTGAAGATGATGTGGAAGTTGGCGCCAATACCACTATTGACCGTGCTACCATGGGGTCGACCGTAATACATAAAGGGGTAAAGCTTGATAATCTTATACAAATAGCGCACAATGCCGAGATTGGCAGCCATACTGTAATTGCTGCACAAACAGGAATATCAGGCAGTACCAAAATTGGCGAGCGCGTTATTATGGGCGGCCAGGTAGGCGTTGCAGGGCACATTACTATTGCAAAAGGATCGCAAATACAAGCACAAAGCGGAATAAACCGCAGTATTGTTGAAGAAGGAAAGAAATGGGGGGGCATGATTGTGCAGCCCTATCAAGGCTTTTTACGTTCGCAGTTAATTGTACACCAGTTGCCCGAGCTTAAAAGACAAATAGAAGATTTAGAAAAAACCATTGCTGAGCTGCGTAACAAGCAAGAAATCATTCACTGATGCAGCACTCCAAGTATATGAACGTAAAGCAAAGAACTATTAAGGCCCCTGTCGCCGTATCTGGAACCGGACTGCATACCGGCCAAAGTGTAACCATGATTTTCAATCCTGCGCCCGAAAATCATGGTTTTAAATTCAGAAGGGTTGACCTGCCTGATGCACCGATCATTGATGCCGATGTGGACAATGTAACTGATACCTCAAGAGGTACTACCTTAACACAAAACGGTGCCAGCGTAAGCACAGTTGAGCATGTACTGGCCGCGTTGGTTGGTTTAGAGCTGGATAACGTACTAATAGATCTTAATGGCCCCGAAACTCCGATTATGGATGGCAGTTCGATGCCGTTTGTATCGGCCATTGCCGAAGCCGGCTGGAAAGAGCAGGATGCCGACCGCGAATATTATCATATCCCTTATAACATACATTACTCTGAGACCGACCGTAAGGTAGAAATGGTTGCCATGCCGTTGGATGACGACTACCGCTTTACCTGTATGGTTGATTATAATTCGCCTGTATTAGGTACTCAGCATGCTACTATTTCTTCAATCTCCGAGTTTAAGAAAGAGGTGGCCAGCAGTCGTACTTTCTGTTTTTTACATGAGCTGGAGATGTTGCTGAAACATAACCTGATTAAAGGCGGCGACATCAACAATGCAATTGTAGTGGTTGATAAACATGTGGACGAACAGGAGCTGCAGCATTTGGCTAAACTGTTTAACCGTGAAGATATTGATGTTGCCCCTCAAGGTATATTAAACAACATTGAACTGCGCCACCAAAATGAGCCTGCACGCCATAAACTGCTGGACATGATTGGCGATTTAGCACTGGTTGGCGTACCACTGCGCGGCCACATTATGGCTGCCCGTCCGGGCCACGCAGCTAACGTAGCATTTGCAAAAAAAATAAAAGCATTAATAAAAAAAGAACGCAGCCGTAAGCACGTTAAAGTTTACAACCCTAATGCTAAACCGGTATACGATACCGTGCAGATTATGAACATTCTGCCGCATCGTCCGCCAATGCTGTTGGTTGATAAAATTTTAGAGCTTACTAAAACACATGTGGTGGGCTTAAAGGCTGTAACCATGAATGAGCCATTTTTTGTGGGTCACTTTCCGGGAGCACCAGTAATGCCGGGTGTTCTTCAAATCGAAGCTATGGCGCAAACCGGCGGTATATTAGTGTTAAATACAGTGCCCGACCCGGAAAACTGGCTTACGCTGTTCCTGAAAATAGAAAATGCCCGCTTTAAAGATAAAGTACTACCAGGAGATACCCTGATATTTAGATGTGATCTGATTGCGCCTATTCGTCGTGGCATTGCGCAGATGAAAGGCATAGGGATGGTTGGTGAGAAAATTGTGGTTGAAGCCGAACTAATGGCGCAAATTGTAAAATACAAGTAAGTGATGATCCAGCCGTTAGCGTATATACATCCGCAAGCTAAAATAGCCGATAATGTTATTATCGATCCCTTTGCTACCATACATAAAGACGTTGAAATAGGAGAGGGTACCTGGATAGGCTCAAACGTTACCATCATGGATGGTGCCCGCATCGGTAAAAACTGCCGTATATTTCCGGGTGCAGTCATCTCTGCTATTCCGCAGGATTTGAAGTTTAAAGGCGAAAGCACACAGGCCGTTATTGGCGACAATACCACCATCCGCGAGTGTGTTACCATTAACCGCGGTACTAAAGACCACTGGAAAACTGAAATTGGCAGCAACTGCCTGATTATGGCCTATTGCCACGTGGCACATGATTGCGTAATTGGCAACAACTGTATTTTTTCTAATAATACCACTATTGCCGGTCACGTAACCGTTGGCGATTTTGTGGTATTGGCGGGTATGGTGGCTATTCACCAATTTTGTAATATCGGTTCACATGCCTTTGTAACAGGCGGCTCACTGGTGCGCAAAGATGTACCACCTTACGTAAAAGCAGCCCGCGAACCACTATCATATGCAGGTATTAACTCGGTAGGTTTACGCCGCCGTGGCTTTAGCGAAGATAAGATTAACGAGATACAGGATATTTACCGTACGTTGTTTGTTAAAAACAGCAATGTAAGTAAAGCCATGGGTATTATCGAAGCTGATTTCCGACCGACAGAAGAGCGTGATGAGATTTTAAATTTCATCCAAAGCTCGCAGCGTGGTATCATGAAAGGGTTTGGTAACAACTAAATTAACCGCTGCAATTTATAGCATTGAGCAGATTCAACTTGAATTACTGACTGATGCTGTAAACTGTTCATCATGAGTTTGCAAATACAAATTACCTTGCAGGATGCCGGCCGTCGCTTTAACCGCGACTGGATATTTAAGGGTATTGATTATTCTTTTTTGTCGGGTAATAATTATGCCGTGCTCGGTCCGAATGGATCTGGCAAATCTACGCTGTTGCAATTGCTCAACGGCAGTTTATCTCCATCAGCAGGTAAAGTAACTTTCACCGAAAATAATCAGCCTGCGGATGTTGAAAAAGTATTTCAGCATATTAGCCTGGCAGCTCCCTATTTAGAACTCATTGAAGATTTTAGCCTGACCGAAGTAATTGATTTTCACTTTCAATTTAAACCGTATGTTACCGGCATGAGTCGTGTTGAACTTATTGACTTGTTGGGAATGAAGAGCAGCAGGCACAAAATGGTTAAATACTTTTCATCGGGCATGAAACAGCGCTTAAAACTTGCTTTAGCGTTTTGCTCAGATACGGCCATCCTAATGCTCGACGAGCCCACCTCAAACCTGGACAAACAAGGCATTAACTGGTATTTGCAACTGGTTAAACAAATGGTCGGTAACCGGTTAATTATTGTTGGCTCTAACCAAGAGCATGAATACAGCTTTTGCACTAAACAGTTAAATATCACCGACTACAAATCTTAAATCTGCTAAACTTTAATTCTTGCAGGTATTTAGTTTAATAATGCCGATGCCGACCTGGTAACCACCCAGCAATAACTGCTTGATTGTTTGCTGATAAGTCCCTAAGTTTGGGCCACGAAAAATTTGTTATGTCTAAAGCATCAGAAATAAAAAACGGGAATATACTTCGCTTTAACGGCGACTTAGTGCAGGTGGAAGAATTTATACACCGTACCCCAGGCAACTTGCGCGCTTTTTACCAGGCACGTATGCGCAACGTAAAAAGCGGCAAACTGGTTGAATATCGTTTCCGTACAGACGAAGAGGTAACTATTGCCCGCGTTGAAACCAGCGATTACCAATATTTGTACGAAGATGGTAATGACCTGGTAGTAATGGATAACGCCACTTACGAGCAATTTAACATACCTAAGTTTTTATTTGGCAATGCCGTTAAATTTTTAAAAGAGGGTGTAAACGTAATTATTGCTTTTGAAAGCGATGAGCCGATTATGGCACAAGCCCCTGCCTCTGTTGAGCTGGAAATTACTTACTCAGAACCTGCCGTTAAAGGCGATACCTCAACCAACGCATTAAAAGCGGCCACTGTTGAAACCGGTGCCGAAATTCGCGTTCCTTTATTTATCAATGAGGGCGATAAAGTGAAAGTAGATACCGCTACCGGTGCTTACATAGAGCGTGTAAAGGGTTAATCATACTATTTATATACAAGGAGAGGTTCTAATTTTTAGAGCCTTTTCTTGTTTTAAACACTTCGTGAGTCGTCTAAATAATTGAATTAATATCATTATTATGACAAAAGCCGAAATACGTAAACTATATATTGCCAAACGCAAGCAGTTATCACAGGCGGAATATGACCATTTAAATCAAGCGTTGCTAAAGCAGTTTCAACAACTGGATTTGTCGGCAGTAAAGGTTATCCATTTGTTTTTACCCATTCATGCACGTAAGGAGCCTGATACGTTTTTAATCAGGCAGTGGCTGGAGGTCAATCACCCGCAAATCAGTCGTGTATTTCCTAAAGCTGATTTTGCCCATCACACTATGCAAAATTTTGCGGATGATGAGTCGCTCGAATTAGCTATTAATGCCTTCGGTATACCCGAACCTGTAACCGGAAACCTGGTTGACCCTGCTCAGATTGATATGATACTGGTACCCCTTTTGGCTTTTGATAAGCAAGGCTATCGTGTAGGTTATGGCAAAGGCTTTTATGACCGCTTTATTAATCAATGTAGGCCTGATGTATGCCTGATTGGTCTTTCCTTTTTTGGACCGGTAGATCACATCAGCGATTTAAATCCCTTCGACCGGAAACTAAACGAATGCCTGACGCCGGGTCAGCATTATCAATTGACCTAAGCAGTTGTAATAATCTACGAAATTTTACTTCAACTTCTCGTTATTCCGATGCCGGTTGGCATCACGGATGCTTTTTTTCTCCAAGTTTTTGTTCAGGGCATCTGTTAAATCAATACCGGTTTGGTTAGCCAGGCAAATCAGTACAAACAATACATCTGCCATTTCATCTGCCAGGTTCACTTCAGTATCTGATTTTTTGAAAGACTGTTCGCCATATTGCCGCGCCATGATACGGGCCACTTCGCCAACCTCCTCCATTAAAATGGCTGTATTAGTCAGTTCGTTAAAATAGCGTATACCGGTCGTATTAATCCACTGATCAACCAGTTGCTGAGCGTCTTTAATCGTCATGCCGCTAAAGTGGTTAAATCATAGCATTTGTGCCAATTAATTATTGATATGGGTGCACATTATAACTGAAAACTCACTAAAATTCAATGTAAATCAGTCCTTGTTTCTTACATCTAATCCCTAACTTTGCGCTGCATTAAAAACAGCAAATTAATGAGTTTCAGAACCGAGCATGACACCATGGGTGCGGTACAAGTACCGGCCGATAAATATTGGGGAGCGCAAACTGAGCGTTCGCGTAACAACTTTAAAATTGGTCCGGAGGCATCAATGCCTAAGGAAATCATTGCGGCTTTTGCCTACCTTAAAAAAGCTGCTGCTTATACCAACACCGATTTAGGCGTATTACCTGCCGAAAAACGCGACCTGATTGCCCAGGTTTGTGACGAAATTTTAGCCGGTCAGTTAGACAGCGAGTTTCCGCTGGTTATCTGGCAAACCGGTTCGGGCACGCAATCAAACATGAACGTGAACGAAGTGGTGGCCAACCGTGCACACGTATTGCAGGGTAATGCTTTAGGCGAGGGTAAAACCTTTGTTCACCCGAATGATGACGTTAATAAATCACAATCATCAAACGATACCTACCCCACGGCGATGCACATTGCGGCCTACAAAATTTTAGTAGACGTAACCATTCCGGGTGTCGAAAAACTGCGCGAATCGCTGAAACGCAAATCAGAGCAGTTTATGAACGTGGTTAAAATTGGTCGTACCCATTTGATGGATGCTACGCCGCTTACCTTAGGCCAGGAGTTTTCGGGTTATGTATCACAGTTAGACCACGGCTTACGCGCATTGCGTAATACACTGGCTCACTTATCAGAGCTGGCTTTAGGCGGTACTGCGGTAGGTACCGGTATCAACACCCCTAAAGGTTATGATGTAAAAGTAGCTGAGTACATTGCACAATTTACCGGCCTGCCATTTATCACTGCCGAAAACAAGTTTGAGGCCCTGGCAGCTCACGATGCCATTGTAGAAACTCACGGTGCTTTAAAACAAATTGCCGTATCGTTGATGAAAATTGCTAACGATATCCGTATGCTGGCTTCTGGTCCGCGTTCGGGCATTGGCGAAATTCATATTCCGGATAACGAACCAGGCTCATCTATTATGCCGGGTAAAGTAAATCCTACCCAAAACGAAGCCGTAACGATGGTTGCCGCCCAGGTAATGGGTAATGATGTAGCTATTGCCATAGGTGGCTCAAATGGCCATTATGAGCTTAACGTATTTAAACCGGTAATGGCGGCTAATTTCCTGCAATCCGCACGTTTAATTGGCGATGCCTGCGTATCATTTACCGACCATTGTACTGAAGGTATTGAGCCTAATTACGATGGTATTAAAAAGCACCTGGAAAACTCTTTGATGCTGGTAACCGCGTTGAACCCACACATTGGTTATGAAAACGCTGCCAAAATTGCTAAAAAAGCGTTGAAGGAAAATAAATCATTGCGCGAGGCCGCCATTGAACTGGAGCTGTTAAACAGCGAACAGTTTGACCAATGGGTACGCCCCGAAGACATGATTGGAAGTTTAAAATAAAACCCTTTCTAAACCCTCCCCAAACGGGGAGGGCTTTTTGTTTATGTTAAAAATCCAATCTATTCGGCGTTTTACTTCTTCTGTTCCTGCGCTGCTGCTTTGCTGCTGGCTATTATCTCTGTTTTCGTGCAGCCCTAATGCCAACGTACAAAGCCCGGGCGTTGCCTTTTTACAGGGCGAATGGCAGCAACATCCTGAAGCGGTGCACCGCCAACTGGTCAATTACACCTTGTACCAATTTAAATTTAGCTGCGATTCGTTTTTTGTAGCCATGCAATCATTCAGCAAAATAAACTACGGCGCTGATACCTGCATGAACAAAGGCCAATGGACCGAGTATGCCAAAGGCCACTACGATCAGCGTAACGATACACTGCACCTGCGGGGTTTTTTCTGTAACGCCGATTATAGCCTTAAAGACCCTGGTGGCTGTTTTCGTTCGGGCGTGTACGAAGATTATTTTAAGACCGTTAAAACATCTGATTCTACCGTTAAATTTACCAGTACAGGCAGTATCCTGCCATCCAACCTGCACCTTGTTAAAAGAACTGCTTGTGTTCCCAAACCATTGTAATACATGAAAACTACTTTTTTTAAGAAACTGATTTTGGCGGCTGCCATTATGTATGCACCGTTGCATAGCATGGCTTGGGGCGATAAAGGCCACCGCATTGCCGGCCAGATTGCCTCCAGCTATTTAACACCCAAAGCCCGTTTAGCAATAAAAGCTATTTTGGGTAACGAGTCGGTGGCCATGGCCAGCACCTGGGCCGATTTTATCAAATCAGATCCTAACTACAGCTATTTATCATCATGGCATTATGTTGATTTTGATAAGGCCTATACCTATCCGGAACTGCAAACCTTTTTGAGGCAGGATACCAGCGTAGATGCCTATACCAAACTAAACTTTATGGCAGGCGAGCTTAAAAAGAAAAATCTGGCTCAGGATAAAAAGCTTTTGTACCTGCGCATGGTGATCCATATTGTAGAAGACATTCATCAGCCCATGCATACCGCACATACTGATGATAAGGGCGGTAACGATTTTAAGGTAATGTGGTTTAAAGAAGAAAGCAACCTGCATTCGGTATGGGACAGTAAGCTCATCGAGTTTCAAAACCTCAGCTTTACCGAATATACTAACGCCATTAATTTTACCACACCGGCGCAACGTACCGCCTGGCAGCAGGAACCGATAAGCAAATGGTTATTTGACAGTAAAGAACTGGCCGAAAATATTTATGCCAATACCAAGCACGACGAGGTGTTGAACTACAGGTACAACTTTAAATATGTAGGCTCTCTTAATGAGCAACTGCTAAAAGCAGGCGTACACCTCGCTGGCTTGTTAAACCAGATATTTGGATAGTATGAAAATCCTCATGGTTTGTCTGGGCAATATTTGCCGTTCGCCGCTGGCGGAAGGTGTAATGCAGCACCTGGCTGATGAACATCATTTAGACTGGACCGTTGACTCGGCAGGTACAGGCAGCTGGCACGTGGGAGAGGGGCCTGACAGGCGCTCTGTACGCACAGCACAACGTTTTGGTGTCAACATTAGCCGGCAGGTATGCCGTCAGTTTAAAGTGGCTGATTTTGACCGTTTCGACCTGATTTTAGTAATGGATCGTAATAACCTTTCGGATGTACTATCATTAGCCCGCAATGAGCAGGATGCAGCCAAAGTAAGGTTATTGCTAAATGATAAAGAAGTGCCCGACCCTTATTATGACAACAACCAGTTTGAACCGGTTTACCGCTTAATTGAGGGCGGCTGTAAAGACCTCATCAGAGAGTATGCCCACTTGCAGATTGATTGACCATTTATAAAATAACGAATACAATAAGGCGCTTAAACGAGATTTAAAGCGCCTTATTAGTTTTATAAAAGCTTGCCAAAGCCTGTATTCGGCAAAATGCTTCAAATGTTTACTTTTGCGGCATGGCATCTGTTAAACCTTCTGTACCTAAAGGCATGCGCGATTTCTCGCCGGCCGAAATGGTAAAACGTAATTATATATTCGACACCATTAAATCAGTTTTCCGCAAATACGGCTATCAGCAAATAGAAACGCCTACGATGGAAAACCTGGGTACCCTAACCGGTAAATACGGCGAAGAAGGCGACAAGCTGATTTTTAAAGTGCTTAACAGCGGCGATTACTTAGCTAAAATTAACGAACAGGCCCTAAATGCCAGAAATTCTAATGCAGTTGCCCCATCCATATCAGAAAAAGCCCTGCGCTACGACCTAACCGTACCGTTTGCCCGTTACGTAGTGCAGCACCAAAACGAAATTACCTTTCCGTTTAAACGTTTCC harbors:
- the fumC gene encoding class II fumarate hydratase produces the protein MSFRTEHDTMGAVQVPADKYWGAQTERSRNNFKIGPEASMPKEIIAAFAYLKKAAAYTNTDLGVLPAEKRDLIAQVCDEILAGQLDSEFPLVIWQTGSGTQSNMNVNEVVANRAHVLQGNALGEGKTFVHPNDDVNKSQSSNDTYPTAMHIAAYKILVDVTIPGVEKLRESLKRKSEQFMNVVKIGRTHLMDATPLTLGQEFSGYVSQLDHGLRALRNTLAHLSELALGGTAVGTGINTPKGYDVKVAEYIAQFTGLPFITAENKFEALAAHDAIVETHGALKQIAVSLMKIANDIRMLASGPRSGIGEIHIPDNEPGSSIMPGKVNPTQNEAVTMVAAQVMGNDVAIAIGGSNGHYELNVFKPVMAANFLQSARLIGDACVSFTDHCTEGIEPNYDGIKKHLENSLMLVTALNPHIGYENAAKIAKKALKENKSLREAAIELELLNSEQFDQWVRPEDMIGSLK
- a CDS encoding nucleotide pyrophosphohydrolase produces the protein MTIKDAQQLVDQWINTTGIRYFNELTNTAILMEEVGEVARIMARQYGEQSFKKSDTEVNLADEMADVLFVLICLANQTGIDLTDALNKNLEKKSIRDANRHRNNEKLK
- the lpxA gene encoding acyl-ACP--UDP-N-acetylglucosamine O-acyltransferase, which translates into the protein MIQPLAYIHPQAKIADNVIIDPFATIHKDVEIGEGTWIGSNVTIMDGARIGKNCRIFPGAVISAIPQDLKFKGESTQAVIGDNTTIRECVTINRGTKDHWKTEIGSNCLIMAYCHVAHDCVIGNNCIFSNNTTIAGHVTVGDFVVLAGMVAIHQFCNIGSHAFVTGGSLVRKDVPPYVKAAREPLSYAGINSVGLRRRGFSEDKINEIQDIYRTLFVKNSNVSKAMGIIEADFRPTEERDEILNFIQSSQRGIMKGFGNN
- a CDS encoding bifunctional UDP-3-O-[3-hydroxymyristoyl] N-acetylglucosamine deacetylase/3-hydroxyacyl-ACP dehydratase, with protein sequence MNVKQRTIKAPVAVSGTGLHTGQSVTMIFNPAPENHGFKFRRVDLPDAPIIDADVDNVTDTSRGTTLTQNGASVSTVEHVLAALVGLELDNVLIDLNGPETPIMDGSSMPFVSAIAEAGWKEQDADREYYHIPYNIHYSETDRKVEMVAMPLDDDYRFTCMVDYNSPVLGTQHATISSISEFKKEVASSRTFCFLHELEMLLKHNLIKGGDINNAIVVVDKHVDEQELQHLAKLFNREDIDVAPQGILNNIELRHQNEPARHKLLDMIGDLALVGVPLRGHIMAARPGHAANVAFAKKIKALIKKERSRKHVKVYNPNAKPVYDTVQIMNILPHRPPMLLVDKILELTKTHVVGLKAVTMNEPFFVGHFPGAPVMPGVLQIEAMAQTGGILVLNTVPDPENWLTLFLKIENARFKDKVLPGDTLIFRCDLIAPIRRGIAQMKGIGMVGEKIVVEAELMAQIVKYK
- a CDS encoding 5-formyltetrahydrofolate cyclo-ligase; this translates as MTKAEIRKLYIAKRKQLSQAEYDHLNQALLKQFQQLDLSAVKVIHLFLPIHARKEPDTFLIRQWLEVNHPQISRVFPKADFAHHTMQNFADDESLELAINAFGIPEPVTGNLVDPAQIDMILVPLLAFDKQGYRVGYGKGFYDRFINQCRPDVCLIGLSFFGPVDHISDLNPFDRKLNECLTPGQHYQLT
- the lpxD gene encoding UDP-3-O-(3-hydroxymyristoyl)glucosamine N-acyltransferase — its product is MQFTAQEIGLMLNGTVEGNPEVIVNTLAKIEEAREGALSFLANPKYEQFLYSTQASVVIVNELLTITEPVTATLIRVKDAYHSFSILLEKYNTLKLNKTGIEQPSYIDAAASVGHNNYIGAFAYLGNKAKTGNNCKIYPNCYVGDNVTLGDNVTLFAGVKIYADCVIGNNVVIHAGAVIGSDGFGFAPTSSGTYSKVSQIGNVVIEDDVEVGANTTIDRATMGSTVIHKGVKLDNLIQIAHNAEIGSHTVIAAQTGISGSTKIGERVIMGGQVGVAGHITIAKGSQIQAQSGINRSIVEEGKKWGGMIVQPYQGFLRSQLIVHQLPELKRQIEDLEKTIAELRNKQEIIH
- a CDS encoding low molecular weight protein-tyrosine-phosphatase, which codes for MKILMVCLGNICRSPLAEGVMQHLADEHHLDWTVDSAGTGSWHVGEGPDRRSVRTAQRFGVNISRQVCRQFKVADFDRFDLILVMDRNNLSDVLSLARNEQDAAKVRLLLNDKEVPDPYYDNNQFEPVYRLIEGGCKDLIREYAHLQID
- a CDS encoding S1/P1 nuclease, whose translation is MKTTFFKKLILAAAIMYAPLHSMAWGDKGHRIAGQIASSYLTPKARLAIKAILGNESVAMASTWADFIKSDPNYSYLSSWHYVDFDKAYTYPELQTFLRQDTSVDAYTKLNFMAGELKKKNLAQDKKLLYLRMVIHIVEDIHQPMHTAHTDDKGGNDFKVMWFKEESNLHSVWDSKLIEFQNLSFTEYTNAINFTTPAQRTAWQQEPISKWLFDSKELAENIYANTKHDEVLNYRYNFKYVGSLNEQLLKAGVHLAGLLNQIFG
- a CDS encoding ATP-binding cassette domain-containing protein, whose translation is MSLQIQITLQDAGRRFNRDWIFKGIDYSFLSGNNYAVLGPNGSGKSTLLQLLNGSLSPSAGKVTFTENNQPADVEKVFQHISLAAPYLELIEDFSLTEVIDFHFQFKPYVTGMSRVELIDLLGMKSSRHKMVKYFSSGMKQRLKLALAFCSDTAILMLDEPTSNLDKQGINWYLQLVKQMVGNRLIIVGSNQEHEYSFCTKQLNITDYKS
- the efp gene encoding elongation factor P; protein product: MSKASEIKNGNILRFNGDLVQVEEFIHRTPGNLRAFYQARMRNVKSGKLVEYRFRTDEEVTIARVETSDYQYLYEDGNDLVVMDNATYEQFNIPKFLFGNAVKFLKEGVNVIIAFESDEPIMAQAPASVELEITYSEPAVKGDTSTNALKAATVETGAEIRVPLFINEGDKVKVDTATGAYIERVKG
- a CDS encoding HD domain-containing protein, whose translation is MNKKKIINDPVYGFINIPTDLVFDLMEHPYFQRLRYIKQLGMTHLVYPGALHTRFHHALGAMHLMQLAVKTLCDKGHNITAEEEESVMIAILLHDIGHGPFSHALEKHIVQGIDHEDISTLLMNKLNERFGGFLDMAIEIFNDTYPKKFLYQLVSSQLDMDRLDYLNRDSFYTGVSEGIISSERIIKMLNVVDDAIVVEEKGIYSIEKFLVARRLMYWQVYLHKTVTSGEQMLGKILQRARLLSLQGHELFSTTALKHFLQKNISKEQFINEDHHIETFTCLDDTDIMAAVKVWIGHPDKVLSKLCQSFIQRRLYQVDITNTKPDAVRVDELRQKAMKFYNVSFEDAGYFVFTDVISNNAYKVGDANIKILMKGGAIKDITTASDNSNLEALAKTVEKYIFCYTKDLI
- a CDS encoding fumarate hydratase: MLKIQSIRRFTSSVPALLLCCWLLSLFSCSPNANVQSPGVAFLQGEWQQHPEAVHRQLVNYTLYQFKFSCDSFFVAMQSFSKINYGADTCMNKGQWTEYAKGHYDQRNDTLHLRGFFCNADYSLKDPGGCFRSGVYEDYFKTVKTSDSTVKFTSTGSILPSNLHLVKRTACVPKPL